From one Streptomyces sp. SCSIO 30461 genomic stretch:
- a CDS encoding non-ribosomal peptide synthetase encodes MSTVDLATVPDGDTAHPLSPFQRAALRHPRRRVHLAVRVPHLAVPDLLTGVHKALAAMPVLRCALVTVPGLRLPRQAPQPTALEQQADGAWRLAAGNLTVSARPNGDGMDVDLEADPVFADRRTLELFLLHAAGSPAASAGPGDFFVVAAEHGLMQAEGELDEEEKYWKAVSDGAPASDTRAALGLQPGSTAADCVRSRPLGPSCSASLTALADHMGCRTSDLALLALRVLLSRVVPGTAELGRVVDTRGLMGLDDEPGPMVQVLPGYPRIAPDMDALVAWETQRDRDSQEDEAAGGMAVVEGQPGPGLVFDPHTRWEMPAGWELTDAHEFRSGAVLLGLESSKDGDHLTATSCDGVDEAALGALLTSWAALLEDLVTRPGTAVGSLHLNTSEALGRIRESWDAADAGRTEDLCAAVASLARHDPAAPAVRHGDLVLSRADLLGCIGSVAAELGDIAPGDVVAVVGEAHPDLVAAFLAVLWRGASFLPLAPSEPRHRLEDAIRRAGATLVLACADTPELAVADTCQVLPLAAAVARPTDPGEPECSPGATAYLLRTSGTTGRPKLVPIRRSSLNTYLRWVARDLLAEPTAIPVLSAPVFDASFKQLFGPLLAGQPVWLLASDRTDMAAVHEELRADGRELTLNCVPGYWSELQAAGADSGPLPLARLLLGGEAVTPSLLRRTQERYPGAEVWNLYGPTEATATATAGLLSPGEEPHVGMAVADATVAVADADGHPLPHGLRGEVWIAGPGLSTGYFGQADAPTPFAALRLPDGDIPAYRTGDCGTVGPDGRLRLHGRLDDQVKLRGWRIEPAEIERTAETAPGVRSAAVVLDDRGDNPRLALFLTGEADSALVRAHLELRLPAAMVPAAVTVVPTFPLTTTGKVDRRALLEKLRGHVEVSPEDYTPCQLTVATAWREILGGGWPHPDQEFFAAGGHSLLLARLVNRLRAQGHNGLSLRQVVRRPTVGSIAVGLDHPEQG; translated from the coding sequence ATGAGCACCGTCGACCTCGCCACCGTGCCGGACGGGGACACCGCCCATCCGCTCTCCCCCTTCCAGCGCGCGGCTCTTCGCCACCCCCGGCGGCGTGTGCACCTGGCCGTACGGGTGCCGCACTTGGCTGTCCCGGACCTGCTGACGGGCGTTCACAAGGCACTCGCCGCGATGCCTGTCCTCCGCTGCGCCCTGGTCACCGTCCCGGGCCTCCGGCTTCCCCGGCAGGCTCCGCAGCCGACCGCCCTCGAGCAGCAAGCCGACGGGGCCTGGCGCCTGGCGGCGGGCAACCTGACCGTCTCCGCCCGTCCCAACGGCGACGGCATGGACGTCGACCTGGAGGCCGACCCGGTCTTCGCCGACCGCCGCACCCTCGAACTCTTCCTGCTCCACGCGGCGGGGTCACCTGCGGCCAGCGCCGGTCCCGGCGACTTCTTCGTCGTCGCCGCCGAGCACGGGCTGATGCAGGCCGAGGGAGAGCTCGACGAGGAAGAGAAGTACTGGAAGGCCGTCTCGGACGGTGCTCCGGCCAGCGACACCCGTGCGGCACTCGGCCTGCAGCCGGGCAGCACGGCGGCTGATTGCGTACGGTCACGTCCACTCGGCCCATCCTGCTCCGCGTCTCTGACCGCCCTGGCCGATCACATGGGCTGTCGGACCTCCGATCTCGCACTGCTGGCGCTGCGCGTGCTGCTGAGCAGGGTCGTGCCCGGCACCGCGGAGCTCGGCCGTGTCGTCGACACGCGCGGGCTCATGGGACTGGACGACGAGCCCGGGCCCATGGTGCAGGTACTGCCCGGATACCCGCGCATCGCACCGGACATGGATGCCCTGGTCGCCTGGGAGACGCAGCGCGACCGGGACTCCCAGGAGGACGAGGCGGCCGGAGGCATGGCCGTGGTCGAAGGGCAGCCTGGCCCCGGCCTCGTCTTCGACCCGCACACCCGGTGGGAGATGCCCGCTGGCTGGGAGCTGACCGACGCCCACGAGTTCCGCTCCGGTGCGGTGCTGCTCGGTCTGGAATCGAGTAAGGACGGCGACCACCTCACCGCCACCAGCTGCGACGGCGTGGACGAGGCGGCACTCGGTGCGCTGCTCACCTCCTGGGCCGCCCTGCTGGAGGACCTCGTCACACGTCCCGGCACGGCGGTCGGTTCGCTACACCTCAATACCTCAGAGGCACTGGGCCGTATCCGCGAAAGCTGGGATGCCGCAGACGCCGGCCGGACCGAGGACCTCTGCGCGGCCGTCGCCTCACTCGCCCGTCACGACCCGGCCGCGCCCGCCGTACGCCACGGCGACCTCGTGCTCAGCCGCGCCGATCTCCTCGGCTGTATCGGTTCGGTGGCTGCGGAACTGGGCGACATCGCCCCGGGTGACGTCGTCGCCGTCGTCGGGGAAGCACATCCGGACCTGGTCGCCGCGTTCCTGGCGGTGCTGTGGCGAGGGGCCTCCTTCCTGCCTCTCGCCCCGTCCGAACCCCGCCACCGGCTGGAGGACGCAATCCGTCGGGCGGGGGCGACACTCGTGCTCGCTTGCGCTGACACCCCGGAGCTGGCCGTCGCCGACACCTGTCAGGTCCTGCCCTTGGCAGCGGCCGTGGCCCGGCCCACCGACCCCGGGGAGCCGGAGTGCTCACCCGGTGCGACGGCCTACCTGCTGAGGACGTCGGGCACCACAGGCCGCCCGAAACTCGTCCCGATCAGGCGTTCCAGCCTCAATACCTACCTGCGGTGGGTGGCCCGTGACCTGCTCGCGGAACCGACCGCGATACCGGTGCTGTCCGCCCCCGTCTTCGACGCGAGCTTCAAGCAGCTGTTCGGACCGCTGCTCGCCGGTCAGCCGGTCTGGCTGCTCGCGTCGGACCGCACCGACATGGCCGCCGTCCACGAGGAACTGCGCGCCGACGGCCGTGAGCTGACGCTCAACTGCGTCCCCGGATACTGGTCGGAACTCCAAGCCGCCGGGGCGGACTCGGGCCCGCTGCCGCTAGCCCGACTGCTGCTTGGCGGGGAAGCCGTCACCCCCTCCCTGCTGCGGCGCACCCAGGAACGGTACCCGGGGGCCGAGGTGTGGAACCTGTACGGCCCGACCGAGGCCACCGCGACAGCCACAGCCGGACTCCTGTCGCCGGGCGAGGAACCGCACGTCGGTATGGCCGTGGCGGACGCGACGGTCGCCGTCGCCGACGCGGACGGCCACCCGCTGCCGCACGGTCTGCGGGGCGAGGTGTGGATCGCCGGTCCCGGTCTGTCCACCGGCTACTTCGGACAGGCCGACGCCCCGACGCCGTTCGCCGCGCTCCGGCTGCCGGACGGAGACATACCCGCCTACCGGACCGGCGACTGCGGAACTGTGGGACCCGACGGACGGCTGCGGTTGCACGGCCGTCTCGACGACCAGGTCAAGCTTCGCGGCTGGCGCATCGAGCCCGCGGAGATCGAACGGACCGCGGAGACGGCGCCCGGCGTGCGGTCCGCCGCCGTGGTGCTCGACGACCGGGGCGACAACCCCCGGCTCGCCCTGTTCCTCACCGGCGAGGCCGACAGCGCGCTGGTCCGCGCCCACCTGGAGCTCCGGCTGCCAGCCGCCATGGTCCCGGCGGCCGTCACCGTCGTTCCCACGTTTCCGCTGACCACGACGGGCAAGGTCGACCGACGGGCCCTGCTGGAGAAACTCCGGGGCCATGTGGAGGTCTCTCCGGAGGACTACACCCCGTGTCAGTTGACCGTGGCGACCGCTTGGCGGGAGATCCTCGGCGGTGGATGGCCCCACCCGGACCAGGAGTTCTTCGCCGCCGGCGGTCACTCCCTGCTGCTCGCCCGCCTCGTCAACCGGCTGCGTGCGCAGGGCCACAACGGTCTGTCGCTCCGCCAGGTGGTGCGTCGGCCCACCGTCGGGTCCATCGCCGTCGGCCTGGACCACCCGGAGCAGGGATGA
- a CDS encoding aldehyde dehydrogenase family protein: MNRQLIAHIGGEDVGPGTAGWTVVPSVDPARTHHVVAEVHLAPGDVLADACRTASAARDTWAAVPAPVRGRVIASVGRLVEANSEQLARLVTREVGKPYAEALGEVREIVDTCDFFLGEGRRLYGQTVPSEMPDKQLFTFREPVGSVAVVTAGNFPVAVPSWYIVPALLCGNTVVWKPAPYAAACADALYQLFAAAGLPDGVLNLVHADGEQTYTGLESALRAGHLDKIGFTGSSEAGSRIGALCGRYLQSPCLELGGKNPMVVAADADLELAAEGALFSGFGTAGQRCTSLGTVLVHRSVHEPFLRLLTHALERAPIGDPREDVLHGPLMNEQFARRFEEYLTWIRPHHRIHGSSATGRITGERPRAGFVGDPTDGLYYHPTVVDGVRPDDMLFREETFGPLVGVTTFDTLEEAVALSNASGYGLSCAIYTSDPRTVFTYRRGSRAGMVSVNNSTSGAEAHLPFGGNGRSGNGSRQSGIWVLDQFTRWQSVNWDYSGRLQKAQMDVASIEPDEAFRLGDS; this comes from the coding sequence ATGAACCGCCAACTTATCGCGCACATCGGCGGCGAAGATGTTGGCCCGGGTACCGCGGGATGGACCGTCGTACCGTCGGTCGACCCCGCCCGTACGCACCACGTCGTCGCTGAGGTCCACCTCGCGCCAGGGGACGTGCTGGCGGACGCCTGCCGGACGGCCTCCGCCGCCCGGGACACCTGGGCGGCCGTTCCCGCGCCGGTGCGCGGGCGGGTGATCGCGTCCGTCGGCAGGCTGGTAGAGGCCAACAGCGAGCAACTGGCACGCCTGGTCACCCGTGAGGTGGGCAAGCCGTACGCCGAGGCACTCGGGGAGGTCCGCGAGATCGTGGACACCTGTGACTTCTTCCTCGGAGAGGGGCGCAGGCTTTACGGCCAGACGGTTCCGTCCGAGATGCCCGACAAGCAACTCTTCACCTTCCGTGAACCCGTCGGCTCCGTCGCCGTCGTCACTGCGGGGAACTTCCCTGTGGCGGTGCCCAGTTGGTACATCGTCCCGGCCCTCCTGTGCGGGAACACCGTCGTATGGAAGCCCGCACCGTACGCCGCCGCCTGCGCCGACGCCCTCTACCAGCTGTTTGCGGCGGCCGGACTGCCCGACGGCGTGCTCAACCTGGTCCACGCCGACGGGGAGCAGACGTACACCGGACTCGAAAGCGCGCTGCGCGCGGGACATCTCGACAAGATCGGGTTCACGGGGTCGAGCGAAGCGGGCAGCAGGATCGGCGCATTGTGCGGGCGGTACCTCCAGAGCCCGTGCCTGGAACTCGGGGGCAAGAACCCGATGGTCGTCGCCGCCGATGCCGACCTCGAACTCGCCGCAGAAGGAGCCCTGTTCTCCGGATTCGGTACGGCCGGACAGCGCTGCACCTCGCTGGGGACCGTGCTCGTCCACCGCTCCGTCCACGAGCCCTTCCTGCGGCTTCTCACCCACGCCCTGGAAAGGGCTCCGATCGGCGACCCTCGCGAGGATGTCCTCCACGGACCGCTGATGAACGAGCAGTTCGCCCGACGCTTCGAGGAGTACCTGACCTGGATCCGGCCGCACCACCGGATCCACGGTTCTTCCGCCACCGGTCGCATCACCGGAGAGCGCCCGCGGGCCGGCTTCGTGGGGGACCCAACCGACGGCCTGTACTACCACCCCACCGTGGTCGACGGGGTCCGTCCTGACGACATGCTCTTCCGCGAGGAGACCTTCGGCCCACTGGTGGGCGTCACCACCTTCGACACCCTTGAAGAGGCAGTGGCCCTGTCCAACGCATCCGGATACGGCCTTTCCTGTGCCATCTACACCAGCGACCCCCGGACCGTCTTCACCTACCGCCGCGGCAGCCGTGCCGGGATGGTCAGTGTCAACAACTCCACCTCGGGTGCCGAGGCCCACCTCCCCTTCGGCGGGAACGGCAGGTCCGGCAACGGCAGCAGGCAGTCCGGTATCTGGGTGCTCGACCAGTTCACTCGCTGGCAGTCCGTCAACTGGGACTACTCCGGCCGACTACAGAAGGCCCAGATGGACGTGGCGTCCATCGAGCCGGACGAGGCGTTCCGGCTCGGTGACAGCTGA
- a CDS encoding TauD/TfdA family dioxygenase: protein MTSSKFSRLGASASQRPARAAVRESTINDQGLPLLLESDNEVDLVAWVRTHRAELREKLHRHGALLLRSPAPYDFARLVDAFTDSQVDYRGGAAIRSRVNDDTYTASEYPQELDIRLHSEFCYSNDWPMLLFFHCDIAPQDRGQTPLVDNRRVLEQVPADVRQQFAERELLYTRGYGYNRTWQRSYETDSREQVEELCAREGRTCEWIGDDQLRTHERRPALLRHPVTGEEVWFNYAHGFHISRMDDGIREALSTSPDDTDEQLWPNNVYWGDGSAIDPEVIDVVNGIVERNAVQFDWQPGDTVIVDNMICGHGRRPFSGDRRILLKMGESYLAGQKG, encoded by the coding sequence ATGACCAGCAGTAAGTTCTCACGTCTGGGTGCTTCCGCGTCCCAGCGGCCGGCCCGCGCCGCGGTCCGGGAGAGCACAATCAACGACCAGGGGCTTCCGCTCCTGCTCGAATCGGACAACGAGGTGGATCTCGTCGCCTGGGTGCGCACCCACCGCGCCGAGCTGCGCGAGAAGCTGCACCGGCACGGCGCGCTCCTGCTGCGTTCCCCCGCCCCCTACGACTTCGCCCGGCTGGTGGACGCCTTCACGGACTCTCAGGTGGACTACCGGGGCGGAGCCGCCATCCGCAGCCGGGTCAACGACGACACCTACACCGCCAGCGAGTACCCGCAGGAGCTGGACATCCGGCTGCACAGCGAGTTCTGCTACTCCAACGACTGGCCCATGCTGCTGTTCTTTCATTGCGATATCGCTCCGCAGGACCGCGGCCAGACGCCTCTCGTGGACAACCGGCGCGTGCTGGAGCAGGTCCCCGCGGACGTCCGCCAGCAGTTCGCCGAGCGGGAGCTGCTCTACACCCGGGGCTACGGCTACAACCGGACCTGGCAGCGATCCTACGAGACCGACAGCCGGGAGCAGGTGGAGGAGCTGTGCGCACGGGAAGGACGTACCTGCGAGTGGATCGGCGACGACCAGCTGCGCACCCACGAACGTCGGCCCGCGTTGCTGCGCCACCCCGTCACGGGTGAGGAGGTCTGGTTCAACTACGCCCACGGCTTCCACATCTCCCGCATGGACGACGGAATCCGCGAGGCGCTGTCCACCTCCCCGGACGACACCGACGAACAGCTATGGCCGAACAACGTCTACTGGGGGGACGGCAGCGCCATCGACCCCGAGGTGATCGACGTGGTCAACGGCATCGTCGAACGCAACGCGGTCCAGTTTGACTGGCAGCCGGGCGACACCGTCATCGTGGACAACATGATCTGCGGCCACGGGCGGCGGCCATTCTCCGGTGACCGACGCATCCTCCTCAAGATGGGCGAGTCGTACCTCGCCGGGCAGAAGGGCTGA
- the lat gene encoding L-lysine 6-transaminase, translating to MGFEEVRDVLGRYFVLDGFPFVLDLEKSHGSWLVDASTGQEYLDLYTFFASAPLGINPPGVVDDPDFMRLLAGVAANKPANGDLYTTHFADFVRTFHRVFGDPDLPHLFFVEGGALAVENALKCAFDWKSRHNEAHDRSPALGGRVLHLDRAFHGRSGYTMSLTHTDPDKTARFPVFDWPRLEVPAVRFPLERHRTEVEAAERRALEQAEAAFAAHPHDIACFIAEPVQGEGGDNHMRPEFLLAMQELCHSHDALFVLDEVQTGAGATGAAWAYQRLGLQPDVVAFGKKIQVGGVMAGRRVDEVADHVFATSGRISSTWTGGLVDMVRSRRLLEIVERDGLVARADRVGRDFLDRLTRLVERYPHVADNARGLGLMCAFDAPDRHSRDTVITRMREEQQVLVLPSGERSVRVRPALTVTEEELGLALRALESVLATMPTP from the coding sequence GTGGGATTTGAGGAAGTCCGTGACGTGCTCGGGCGGTACTTCGTGCTGGACGGGTTCCCCTTCGTCCTGGATCTGGAAAAGAGCCACGGTTCCTGGCTCGTCGACGCGTCCACGGGACAGGAATACCTGGACCTCTACACCTTTTTCGCCTCCGCGCCTCTGGGCATTAACCCTCCCGGCGTGGTGGACGACCCCGATTTCATGAGGCTGCTCGCCGGCGTGGCCGCCAACAAGCCGGCCAACGGCGACCTCTACACCACGCACTTCGCCGACTTCGTTCGGACGTTCCACCGCGTGTTCGGCGACCCCGACCTGCCCCACTTGTTCTTTGTCGAAGGCGGCGCGCTGGCCGTGGAGAACGCGCTCAAGTGCGCCTTCGACTGGAAGAGCCGCCACAACGAGGCGCATGACCGCTCACCGGCGCTGGGTGGCCGAGTGCTCCATCTGGACCGGGCCTTCCACGGCCGCAGCGGGTACACCATGTCGCTGACCCACACCGATCCGGACAAGACCGCCAGATTCCCCGTCTTCGACTGGCCCCGGCTCGAGGTCCCGGCGGTGCGTTTCCCGCTGGAGCGCCATCGCACCGAGGTGGAGGCGGCCGAGCGGCGTGCCCTGGAGCAGGCGGAGGCCGCATTCGCCGCACATCCGCACGACATCGCCTGCTTCATCGCCGAACCCGTCCAGGGGGAGGGTGGTGACAACCATATGCGGCCGGAATTCCTCCTTGCCATGCAGGAGTTGTGCCACAGTCACGACGCCTTGTTCGTCCTGGACGAGGTGCAGACCGGAGCCGGCGCCACCGGGGCGGCGTGGGCATACCAGCGACTGGGGCTCCAGCCCGATGTCGTCGCCTTCGGCAAGAAGATCCAGGTCGGCGGAGTGATGGCAGGCCGCAGGGTCGACGAGGTGGCAGACCACGTGTTCGCGACCAGCGGACGCATCAGCTCCACCTGGACCGGAGGCTTGGTGGACATGGTCCGCTCCCGGCGCCTGCTGGAGATCGTCGAGCGCGACGGCCTCGTGGCGCGCGCGGACCGGGTGGGCCGCGACTTCCTGGACCGCCTGACACGTCTCGTGGAGAGGTACCCGCACGTCGCGGACAACGCCCGGGGCCTCGGGCTCATGTGCGCCTTCGACGCTCCCGACCGGCACAGCAGGGACACCGTCATCACCCGCATGCGTGAGGAGCAGCAGGTCCTCGTGCTGCCCTCCGGCGAACGCTCGGTGCGCGTCCGTCCTGCCCTGACGGTGACGGAGGAGGAACTCGGACTCGCCCTGCGGGCACTGGAGTCCGTGCTCGCCACCATGCCCACTCCATAA
- a CDS encoding thioesterase domain-containing protein, which yields MTDNLLTLRSGSGSTTVFVHTASGLATGFRRLAGHLGGHGTVLALENLEAGPPERCSVAALAADYWSQMEEHTDPLRLAGWSFGGPVAMEMATLAEQAGRTVEVVVLLDAATPALLASRTPSLLHEMAALFELAPGLLPPDTVAATVPEALHVVAEALRTLPATRGVTSEDLEPFAEVYAWHLRAARCGPRPRVPSAPVVLLRARDEPGWYDAPEDLGWSEVLGGPPETLWAPGTHHGLMAPGNVAALGAILTPLLTAASAGGSTPVPGGTP from the coding sequence ATGACCGACAACCTCCTCACGCTCCGCTCCGGCAGCGGGTCCACGACGGTCTTTGTCCACACCGCGAGCGGGCTGGCCACCGGATTCCGTCGGCTAGCCGGCCACCTGGGAGGCCACGGAACGGTCCTCGCCTTGGAAAACCTGGAGGCGGGGCCGCCGGAACGCTGCTCGGTGGCGGCCCTCGCCGCCGACTACTGGTCGCAGATGGAAGAGCACACCGACCCGCTGCGACTGGCGGGCTGGTCCTTCGGCGGGCCCGTCGCGATGGAGATGGCCACGCTCGCCGAGCAGGCCGGACGGACCGTCGAGGTCGTCGTACTGCTGGACGCCGCGACCCCTGCCCTGCTCGCTTCTCGGACACCGTCCCTCCTCCACGAGATGGCGGCGCTCTTCGAGCTGGCCCCCGGCCTGCTCCCGCCGGACACGGTGGCGGCGACCGTGCCGGAGGCACTGCACGTCGTGGCGGAGGCGCTGCGTACCCTCCCTGCCACGAGGGGCGTCACGTCCGAGGACCTGGAGCCCTTCGCCGAGGTATACGCCTGGCATCTGCGGGCGGCCCGCTGCGGGCCCCGGCCGCGGGTGCCGTCTGCACCCGTCGTGCTGCTCCGTGCCCGGGACGAGCCAGGTTGGTACGACGCGCCCGAAGACCTGGGCTGGTCCGAGGTTCTCGGCGGACCGCCCGAGACCCTCTGGGCGCCGGGCACGCACCACGGCCTGATGGCACCCGGCAACGTGGCCGCGCTCGGTGCAATCCTCACGCCTCTGCTCACCGCTGCCTCCGCCGGAGGGAGCACCCCCGTTCCCGGAGGAACCCCATGA
- a CDS encoding MFS transporter, whose translation MTSDTLQGPGQGRAVWADRDFRLLWSGQATAQVGGQVGQFVLPLLVLQLGAGAGAVGLLRAASLLPHLLFSLPAGHLADRTEARPLMMWADVIRCLTMLTVLVTASLHVLTVWWLLAAVVVLGVCAVVFDISYFSLLPGILPREQLGAANFALEAARSFATLAGPALAGLLLGLLPLWAALTADAAAFAVSAVTLIVMRRGSPGITGRGGRDDTGKRAMTAGWLQVWRSPVLRPSMLYLGFRNLFAGIFSTYVLVFQVRELGFSVTRAAMVELLGNGGFLLGVLVGGWVSRRVGIGPQLCAGALVSALGIAVVSLARGDAALVMTVAGLIAYGLGVASSNLQNVVLRQAVTPPEVMGRVNAVLRLAAFGTLPAGAALGALTTSLWGLRPSLQFAAAGALLTTAILVFSGIRTVRALPPTEPLSIAERRLVPADAPPSPPAAS comes from the coding sequence TTGACGTCGGACACCCTCCAAGGTCCCGGTCAGGGGCGGGCGGTGTGGGCCGACCGCGACTTCCGGCTCCTGTGGTCGGGACAGGCGACGGCCCAAGTGGGCGGGCAGGTAGGGCAGTTCGTGCTGCCCCTGCTCGTGCTCCAACTCGGCGCGGGTGCGGGGGCCGTGGGCCTGCTACGTGCGGCCTCGCTCCTGCCCCACCTCCTCTTCTCCCTGCCCGCGGGGCACCTCGCGGACCGCACCGAGGCCAGGCCGCTGATGATGTGGGCCGACGTGATCCGCTGCCTGACCATGCTGACCGTCTTGGTGACAGCGTCGCTCCACGTGCTGACGGTGTGGTGGCTCCTGGCGGCCGTGGTGGTCCTCGGCGTCTGTGCCGTGGTCTTCGACATCAGCTACTTCTCCCTGCTGCCGGGCATCCTGCCCCGCGAACAACTGGGCGCCGCGAACTTCGCGCTCGAAGCGGCCCGCTCCTTCGCCACCCTCGCGGGCCCGGCCCTGGCCGGGCTCCTGCTCGGCCTGCTTCCTCTGTGGGCGGCACTGACCGCCGACGCCGCCGCCTTTGCGGTGAGCGCCGTGACCCTGATAGTCATGCGCCGAGGCAGCCCCGGGATCACTGGGCGCGGCGGTAGGGACGACACGGGGAAGCGCGCCATGACTGCGGGCTGGCTCCAGGTGTGGCGCAGCCCCGTCCTGCGCCCCAGCATGCTCTATCTCGGCTTCCGTAATTTGTTCGCCGGAATCTTCTCCACCTATGTCCTCGTCTTCCAGGTCCGCGAGCTGGGGTTCTCCGTCACCCGGGCCGCGATGGTCGAACTCCTCGGCAACGGAGGCTTTCTTCTCGGCGTACTGGTTGGCGGGTGGGTCTCCCGGCGCGTGGGCATCGGGCCCCAGCTGTGTGCCGGTGCCCTAGTGAGCGCCCTGGGCATCGCCGTGGTGAGTCTCGCCCGGGGTGACGCGGCACTGGTCATGACCGTGGCCGGTCTGATCGCTTACGGCCTAGGCGTGGCCTCCAGCAACCTGCAGAACGTGGTCCTGCGGCAGGCCGTGACTCCTCCGGAGGTGATGGGCCGGGTGAACGCGGTGCTCCGTCTGGCTGCATTCGGCACCCTGCCTGCGGGAGCCGCGCTGGGAGCGCTGACCACATCCCTCTGGGGCCTGCGACCGTCCCTCCAGTTCGCCGCCGCCGGGGCCCTGCTCACTACGGCGATCCTGGTCTTCAGCGGCATCCGGACCGTGCGGGCTCTGCCCCCTACGGAACCACTCTCGATCGCCGAACGTCGGCTCGTCCCCGCCGACGCCCCTCCCTCCCCACCCGCCGCCTCGTAG
- a CDS encoding DUF6262 family protein, whose protein sequence is MNTVPVPEPRTAAALAARRRKTEAAVERIHQAIARLRREKAQVSVAAVARRADVSRTFLYDNAEARAAVAAAMAEAGERRTRTLAEQDEEREATWRERALNVEDALKAAHTEVLSQRTRIGELLGQMRDLQAEWTEGAIQRITTENTTLKQRVRQLTTDNRTLDERLKAARSNLRFQDRRVADLEAQIAEPMAGNRPTTSGRASSPVTDRT, encoded by the coding sequence ATGAACACCGTCCCCGTGCCCGAACCCCGCACCGCGGCGGCCTTGGCCGCCCGCCGCCGCAAGACCGAAGCCGCCGTCGAGCGCATCCACCAGGCCATCGCCCGTCTCCGACGCGAGAAAGCCCAGGTCAGTGTTGCCGCTGTGGCCCGCCGAGCGGACGTCTCACGCACCTTCCTCTACGACAACGCCGAGGCCAGAGCAGCGGTCGCCGCAGCCATGGCCGAGGCTGGCGAACGCCGGACCCGGACGCTTGCCGAGCAGGACGAAGAGCGCGAGGCGACTTGGCGCGAACGCGCCCTGAACGTCGAGGACGCCCTCAAGGCCGCCCACACCGAGGTCCTCTCCCAGCGCACCCGGATCGGCGAACTCCTGGGCCAGATGCGCGACTTGCAAGCCGAATGGACCGAGGGCGCCATCCAGCGCATCACCACCGAGAACACCACCCTCAAACAGCGCGTCCGTCAGCTCACCACCGACAACCGCACCCTCGACGAACGCCTCAAGGCCGCCCGCTCCAACCTCCGCTTCCAAGACCGCCGCGTCGCCGATCTTGAGGCCCAGATCGCCGAGCCAATGGCAGGGAATCGGCCGACAACGTCCGGCCGTGCATCGTCGCCGGTCACGGACAGGACGTGA